Part of the Sandaracinaceae bacterium genome, AGAAGCAGGCCATGGACCGCGCGCGCGAGGTGCTGGCGTTCATCCCCTGGGCGCCGATGGTCACGCTCAGCGCCAAGACGGGCAAGGGCGTCAACGTGCTGCTCTCGCGCGTGGCCGACGCCGTCGCCGAACACAGGAAGCGCGTGCCCACGGCCGAGATCAACCGCTTCTTCGAAGAGGTGCTGGCCACGCACCCGCCGCCCACCATGAAGGGGCGCGCGGCGCGCTTGTACTACGTGACGCAGGCCCGCTCGCGGCCGCCCACCTTCGTCATCAGCTGCAACGATCCCGAGCGCATCCACTTCAGCTACCAGCGCTACGTGCTCAACCAGATCCGCGATCGCTTCGGCTTCCGGGGCACGCCCATCCGCATGCGCTACCGGGGCAAGAAGAAGCGCGAGGAGTAGCTCCGTGTCCGCGGACCCCACGGCGGCGCCGCTCGCGCAGGTGCACGGCTTCACGCCCGAGGGCTTCATCGCCGCTGCGCGTGAGCTCGTCCCGCGTGGCTTCGGCGCGGCGCGCGACCTGTACAAGCAGGCGGTGCTCGAGGGGCGCTTCGAGCCCGAGGCGCTGGGGCTCTCGGCCGAGGCGTGCGGGCTGTACCGCGCGGCCTTCCGCTTTGCCCTGCCCGCCGTGGCCCACACCGTCTCGGAGGACGGCGACACGGGCACCACCGCCAAGGCCGTGCTCCGATTGGACGACGGCTACGAGGTGGAGTGCGTGCTCATCCCGATGGGGCGCGGCAAGCACACGCTGTGCGTGTCCAGCCAGGTGGGCTGCAAGATGGGTTGCACCTTCTGCGAGACGGCACGCATGGGCCTCCTGCGTCATCTGCGGCCGGACGAGATCGTCGGGCAGCTGTTGGTGGCTCGGCACGTGCTCGGCTGGGACTTCAAGAACGTGGTGTTCATGGGGATGGGGGAGGCGCTCGACAACCCGAGCCTGTTCCATGTGCTGCGCCTGCTGAACGACCCGGGCGGGATGAGCATCGCGCAGGAGTGCCTGACCGTCTGCACCGTGGGCTCCATCGACGGCATCGAGCGCTTGAAGGCCGAGGGCTTCACGCGCCTCAACCTCTCCGTGAGCCTCAACTCGGCCGACGACGCCACACGCAGCCGCGTGATGCCGGTGAACCGCAAGAACCCGCTGGTGGACCTGCAAGCCGCGCTCGCCGCGTATCGCCCGCGCCGCAACTTCGCCCTCGGCGTGAACTACTGCCTCATGCCGGGGCTCAACGACACGCGCGAGGACGCCGCGCGCGTCGCCGCGTTCTGCGCGCCCATCGCCCGCACGCTGGTGAACGTCATCCCGTACAACCCGGGCAACGCGCCGCT contains:
- a CDS encoding radical SAM protein; translated protein: MSADPTAAPLAQVHGFTPEGFIAAARELVPRGFGAARDLYKQAVLEGRFEPEALGLSAEACGLYRAAFRFALPAVAHTVSEDGDTGTTAKAVLRLDDGYEVECVLIPMGRGKHTLCVSSQVGCKMGCTFCETARMGLLRHLRPDEIVGQLLVARHVLGWDFKNVVFMGMGEALDNPSLFHVLRLLNDPGGMSIAQECLTVCTVGSIDGIERLKAEGFTRLNLSVSLNSADDATRSRVMPVNRKNPLVDLQAALAAYRPRRNFALGVNYCLMPGLNDTREDAARVAAFCAPIARTLVNVIPYNPGNAPLTRAPSEDEVDTFIGWLREEGLAVRRRVTKGRSVMAACGQLGNAELRRGKSLPVAR